The proteins below come from a single Triticum aestivum cultivar Chinese Spring chromosome 5D, IWGSC CS RefSeq v2.1, whole genome shotgun sequence genomic window:
- the LOC123123388 gene encoding 3-oxoacyl-[acyl-carrier-protein] reductase 4 isoform X1 yields MASTMPFSAGLVSLGFPPPQHHSCRLQRYQRPCTLISSAIRHGQVKAMAGVSMDGLARPQAPVAVVTGASRGIGRAIAVALGKAGCKVVVNYAKSGMEAEEVCREIMESGGTAISFSADVSIEAEVETMMRAAIDTWGTLDVLVNNAGITRDALLMRMKKAQWQEVVDVNLTGVYLCAQAAAAVMMKRKKGRIINIASVAGMIGNIGQANYCAAKAGVIGLTKAMAREYGGRNINVNAVSPGWVASDMTAKLGDDIERKALETIPLGRFGKPEEIAGLVEFLAVHPAASYMTGQVLPVDGGLSI; encoded by the exons atggcatcaaccATGCCGTTCTCCGCTGGCCTTGTTTCCCTTGGGTTTCCGCCGCCGCAGCACCACAGCTGCAGGCTCCAGCGATATCAACGACCGTGCACTCTCATTTCATCAG CTATAAGACATGGTCAGGTTAAAGCTATGGCTGGAGTGAGCATGGATGGCTTGGCACGGCCTCAAGCCCCGGTTGCAGTGGTCACCGGAGCATCGAGGGGGATTGGGCGAGCGATAGCTGTGGCTCTTGGCAAAGCAGGGTGCAAG GTAGTTGTGAACTATGCCAAGTCAGGCATGGAAGCTGAAGAAGTGTGCAGAGAG ATCATGGAGTCCGGTGGCACTGCCATCTCCTTTTCAGCCGATGTCTCCATTGAAGCCGAGGTTGAAACCATGATGAGAGCG GCAATTGATACTTGGGGAACGCTGGACGTCCTGGTGAACAATGCAG GGATCACGCGAGATGCTCTGCTAATGCGGATGAAGAAGGCGCAGTGGCAGGAAGTAGTGGACGTAAACCTTACCGGTGTTTACCTCTGTGCCCAG GCTGCGGCGGCagtgatgatgaagaggaagaag GGAAGAATCATCAACATCGCCTCAGTTGCCGGGATGATCGGCAACATTGGCCAGGCCAACTACTGCGCCGCAAAGGCCGGGGTGATTGGATTGACCAAGGCCATGGCCCGGGAATACGGTGGCAGAAACATAAAT GTGAATGCAGTTTCCCCGGGCTGGGTCGCGTCTGACATGACTGCAAAACTAGGCGACGACATCGAGCGGAAGGCGCTCGAGACAATACCATTAG GACGATTCGGCAAGCCAGAGGAGATCGCTGGACTGGTGGAGTTCTTGGCTGTTCATCCGGCTGCAAGCTACATGACCGGGCAG GTGCTCCCAGTTGATGGTGGCCTGTCCATTTGA
- the LOC123123388 gene encoding 3-oxoacyl-[acyl-carrier-protein] reductase 4 isoform X3 — protein MASTMPFSAGLVSLGFPPPQHHSCRLQRYQRPCTLISSAIRHGQVKAMAGVSMDGLARPQAPVAVVTGASRGIGRAIAVALGKAGCKVVVNYAKSGMEAEEVCREIMESGGTAISFSADVSIEAEVETMMRAAIDTWGTLDVLVNNAGITRDALLMRMKKAQWQEVVDVNLTGVYLCAQAAAAVMMKRKKGRIINIASVAGMIGNIGQANYCAAKAGVIGLTKAMAREYGGRNINVNAVSPGWVASDMTAKLGDDIERKALETIPLARGDRWTGGVLGCSSGCKLHDRAGAPS, from the exons atggcatcaaccATGCCGTTCTCCGCTGGCCTTGTTTCCCTTGGGTTTCCGCCGCCGCAGCACCACAGCTGCAGGCTCCAGCGATATCAACGACCGTGCACTCTCATTTCATCAG CTATAAGACATGGTCAGGTTAAAGCTATGGCTGGAGTGAGCATGGATGGCTTGGCACGGCCTCAAGCCCCGGTTGCAGTGGTCACCGGAGCATCGAGGGGGATTGGGCGAGCGATAGCTGTGGCTCTTGGCAAAGCAGGGTGCAAG GTAGTTGTGAACTATGCCAAGTCAGGCATGGAAGCTGAAGAAGTGTGCAGAGAG ATCATGGAGTCCGGTGGCACTGCCATCTCCTTTTCAGCCGATGTCTCCATTGAAGCCGAGGTTGAAACCATGATGAGAGCG GCAATTGATACTTGGGGAACGCTGGACGTCCTGGTGAACAATGCAG GGATCACGCGAGATGCTCTGCTAATGCGGATGAAGAAGGCGCAGTGGCAGGAAGTAGTGGACGTAAACCTTACCGGTGTTTACCTCTGTGCCCAG GCTGCGGCGGCagtgatgatgaagaggaagaag GGAAGAATCATCAACATCGCCTCAGTTGCCGGGATGATCGGCAACATTGGCCAGGCCAACTACTGCGCCGCAAAGGCCGGGGTGATTGGATTGACCAAGGCCATGGCCCGGGAATACGGTGGCAGAAACATAAAT GTGAATGCAGTTTCCCCGGGCTGGGTCGCGTCTGACATGACTGCAAAACTAGGCGACGACATCGAGCGGAAGGCGCTCGAGACAATACCATTAG CCAGAGGAGATCGCTGGACTGGTGGAGTTCTTGGCTGTTCATCCGGCTGCAAGCTACATGACCGGGCAG GTGCTCCCAGTTGA
- the LOC123123388 gene encoding 3-oxoacyl-[acyl-carrier-protein] reductase 4 isoform X2, with protein sequence MASTMPFSAGLVSLGFPPPQHHSCRLQRYQRPCTLISSAIRHGQVKAMAGVSMDGLARPQAPVAVVTGASRGIGRAIAVALGKAGCKVVVNYAKSGMEAEEVCREIMESGGTAISFSADVSIEAEVETMMRAAIDTWGTLDVLVNNAGITRDALLMRMKKAQWQEVVDVNLTGVYLCAQAAAAVMMKRKKGRIINIASVAGMIGNIGQANYCAAKAGVIGLTKAMAREYGGRNINVNAVSPGWVASDMTAKLGDDIERKALETIPLEEIAGLVEFLAVHPAASYMTGQVLPVDGGLSI encoded by the exons atggcatcaaccATGCCGTTCTCCGCTGGCCTTGTTTCCCTTGGGTTTCCGCCGCCGCAGCACCACAGCTGCAGGCTCCAGCGATATCAACGACCGTGCACTCTCATTTCATCAG CTATAAGACATGGTCAGGTTAAAGCTATGGCTGGAGTGAGCATGGATGGCTTGGCACGGCCTCAAGCCCCGGTTGCAGTGGTCACCGGAGCATCGAGGGGGATTGGGCGAGCGATAGCTGTGGCTCTTGGCAAAGCAGGGTGCAAG GTAGTTGTGAACTATGCCAAGTCAGGCATGGAAGCTGAAGAAGTGTGCAGAGAG ATCATGGAGTCCGGTGGCACTGCCATCTCCTTTTCAGCCGATGTCTCCATTGAAGCCGAGGTTGAAACCATGATGAGAGCG GCAATTGATACTTGGGGAACGCTGGACGTCCTGGTGAACAATGCAG GGATCACGCGAGATGCTCTGCTAATGCGGATGAAGAAGGCGCAGTGGCAGGAAGTAGTGGACGTAAACCTTACCGGTGTTTACCTCTGTGCCCAG GCTGCGGCGGCagtgatgatgaagaggaagaag GGAAGAATCATCAACATCGCCTCAGTTGCCGGGATGATCGGCAACATTGGCCAGGCCAACTACTGCGCCGCAAAGGCCGGGGTGATTGGATTGACCAAGGCCATGGCCCGGGAATACGGTGGCAGAAACATAAAT GTGAATGCAGTTTCCCCGGGCTGGGTCGCGTCTGACATGACTGCAAAACTAGGCGACGACATCGAGCGGAAGGCGCTCGAGACAATACCATTAG AGGAGATCGCTGGACTGGTGGAGTTCTTGGCTGTTCATCCGGCTGCAAGCTACATGACCGGGCAG GTGCTCCCAGTTGATGGTGGCCTGTCCATTTGA
- the LOC123125896 gene encoding uncharacterized protein — MGDKRKATDDDIPGAGTETTAVDDTSQAPAEPTATAAGSLQPLPGPAGAPIQFLRGGRGGGSGHGGFSQSAPMTMLEQPLRNQGSPRAAPTAGAGDTAARVSSATVTAAGPPDAWHGGFAPPLGNPAYTGESSTSHAPAAYATRPPSLPALGHGRGGNPVTVTSLRDASRRRLLARRQPGNASAPQAQGIPIPSNAGAPQGQQQFRDPVVELLAATEPSPPAGSQRAAYSRCEACRLSGDKACMFCHNPGPPPPPAGQS; from the exons ATGGGGGACAAGCGGAAGGCCACCGACGACGACATCCCCGGGGCGGGGACGGAGACTACAGCCGTCGACGACACATCACAGGCGCCTGCAGAACCGACGGCTACTGCAGCCGGCAGTTTGCAGCCGCTTCCAGGCCCCGCCGGCGCCCCTATCCAGTTCCTTagaggcggccgcggcggcgggtcGGGGCACGGGGGATTCTCTCAGTCGGCACCGATGACGATGCTCGAGCAGCCACTGCGCAATCAAG GCAGTCCGCGTGCGGCGCCTACAGCCGGAGCCGGCGACACTGCAGCACGGGTGTCTTCGGCGACTGTCACCGCTGCAGGGCCCCCCGACGCCTGGCACGGGGGATTCGCTCCGCCGCTGGGCAATCCAG CCTACACCGGGGAGTCTTCCACGAGCCACGCGCCGGCAGCCTATGCGACCCGACCTCCGTCTCTTCCAGCTCTCGGTCACGGGCGCGGGGGCAATCCTGTTACAG TAACTAGCCTGAGAGACGCCAGCCGGCGCAGATTACTGGCAAGGCGGCAGCCCGGCAACGCCAGTGCGCCTCAGGCTCAGGGCATTCCCATTCCCAGCAACGCCGGTGCGCCTCAGGGTCAGCAGCAGTTCCGGGATCCGGTGGTGGAACTgctggcggcgaccgaaccttctCCTCCGGCGGGTTCACAGCGTGCCGCCTATTCGAGGTGCGAGGCTTGCCGCTTGTCCGGCGACAAGGCGTGCATGTTCTGCCACAACCCCGGCCCACCACCGCCGCCGGCAGGGCAGAGCTAG